The proteins below are encoded in one region of Dasypus novemcinctus isolate mDasNov1 chromosome 13, mDasNov1.1.hap2, whole genome shotgun sequence:
- the LOC101429463 gene encoding olfactory receptor 6N2: MEQHNHSRLEEFVLLGFPNVGYSRGWLFVLLLLAYLFTICGNLLIFLVIRLDAALHTPMYHFVSVLSFLELWYTATTIPKMLANLLSEKKTISFAGCLLQTYFFHSLGASECYLLTAMAYDRYLAICRPLHYPAIMTPTLCVKMAAGCWTCGFLCPISEVILVSQLPFCGYNEIPHIFCDFPPLLSLACKDTSINVLVDFAINAFIILITFLFIMVSYGRIIGAVLKIQTVTGRKKAFSTCASHLTVVLIFFGSIIFMYVRLKESYSLTLDRTLAVVYSVLTPLVNPIIYSLRNKELIKAIKRTTFWKGEKESFSHH; the protein is encoded by the coding sequence ATGGAGCAACACAATCACTCAAGACTGGAAGAATTTGTGCTCCTTGGCTTTCCCAATGTGGGATATAGCAGAGGCTGGCTTTTTGTCTTGCTGCTGTTGGCATACCTGTTCACCATCTGTGGCAACCTGCTCATCTTCTTAGTCATACGCCTGGATGCAGCCCTGCACACACCCATGTACCACTTTGTCAGTGTTCTCTCCTTCTTGGAGCTGTGGTATACAGCCACCACCATCCCCAAGATGCTAGCTAATCTTCTCAGTGAGAAGAAAACCATTTCTTTTGCTGGATGTCTCCTTCAGACCTACTTCTTTCACTCCCTTGGGGCCTCTGAGTGCTACCTTCTTACAGCCATGGCCTATGACCGATACTTGGCCATCTGCCGGCCCCTTCACTACCCTGCAATTATGACCCCAACACTCTGTGTGAAAATGGCTGCTGGTTGTTGgacttgtggctttttgtgtccCATTTCTGAAGTTATCCTGGTCTCCCAGCTCCCCTTTTGTggctacaatgaaataccacatATCTTTTGTGACTTTCCACCTCTGCTGAGCCTGGCCTGCAAGGACACCTCCATTAATGTCCTGGTGGACTTTGCCATCAATGCCTTCATCATCCTTATCACCTTCCTCTTTATTATGGTCTCTTATGGGAGAATCATTGGGGCTGTTCTGAAGATACAAACAGTGACTGGAAGAAAGAAAGCCTTCTCCACGTGTGCCTCACATCTCACTGTTGTCCTCATCTTCTTTGGGAGCATCATCTTCATGTACGTGCGACTAAAGGAGAGCTATTCACTAACCCTTGACCGGACACTTGCTGTGGTCTACTCTGTATTAACACCACTGGTCAATCCAATTATCTACAGTCTTCGTAACAAGGAACTCATTAAGGCCATCAAGAGGACCACCTTCtggaagggggagaaagaaagttTCAGTCACCACTGA